From the Acetobacter aceti genome, one window contains:
- a CDS encoding SUF system Fe-S cluster assembly regulator — MLRLSKLADYAVLTLVNLGRHDGVVTSPALAVETGVPEPTVAKVLKALASDGLLVSQRGAHGGYRLALKPEEISIARVITAVDGPISLTACVTGGAGCDNGDCTLYGSWDVVNEAIRNTLSGISIARMAEMSNAPGRRRSVEAVSADTAPQSNKVTTGPVGTFGG, encoded by the coding sequence ATGCTCAGGCTGTCGAAACTGGCGGATTACGCTGTTCTGACCCTCGTTAATCTTGGACGGCATGATGGCGTTGTCACGTCACCAGCCCTTGCGGTCGAAACCGGCGTGCCGGAACCGACTGTCGCCAAGGTTCTCAAGGCTCTGGCGTCTGATGGCCTGCTCGTCTCCCAGCGCGGGGCGCACGGTGGTTACCGGCTGGCCCTGAAGCCGGAGGAGATTTCCATAGCACGGGTCATCACCGCTGTGGATGGGCCGATCTCATTGACGGCATGCGTCACTGGTGGGGCAGGGTGCGACAATGGTGACTGCACTCTTTACGGTAGTTGGGATGTAGTGAATGAGGCCATCCGGAATACGCTGTCCGGGATTTCCATTGCCCGGATGGCTGAGATGAGCAATGCGCCAGGGCGTCGGCGGTCGGTTGAAGCGGTGTCCGCAGACACCGCGCCGCAGAGCAACAAGGTGACGACCGGGCCGGTCGGGACGTTTGGAGGATAA